The DNA region TCGATGACCCAGCTGGTGGAGTGCGCGGTGAGGAAGGTGTCCTTGTCCTCGGCGGTGACCTCCACGCCGAGCGGTGCGGCGGCGTCGATCGTGATGTTGACGTACTGCGACGCGGTCGTGGTGCCGCTCGTCGCGACGATGCGGAACGCGTACGTGCCGGAGTAGCGGGGCTTCCCGGAGAGCGCGCCGGTGGCGTGGTCCAAGGACAAGCCGTACGGCAGGTACCCGGACTCGTCACCGTCGTACTCACCCGCGTACGGATCGTCGAGCGAGTAGTACGCAGCCGAGTACGTCGGTGCGGGGAAGCCCTCGGCGGCGAACGTGTGGGTGAAGCGCTCACCGGCGACCGCGGAGAACGTGATCGGGTCGTCCTCGGTCGAGGCCTCCGGGAACGCTGCTTCCTGCGTGACGACTGTCGTCGTGGTCGTCGCGGACTCATCGGTGTCGCTGGTGATCGTGACGCTGATGGTCTTGCCGGCGTCCGAGGCAGCGACGACGTACGAGTCGGCGGTGGTCGGCAGGATCGCGTCGCCGCTGGTCCACGTGTAGGTCAGCTCGCCGGTGAAGTCGTGTCCGGCCGCCGTGAGCGTTCTGCCGACGGTCGGGTCCCCGGTGATCGTCGCGGTCGGCGACGCGGCCGGTTCGGCTGCAACGGGCGCGGTGGGATCTGGGGTCGCAGTCGCGGCCGGCGTGCTGACCGGCAGGGACGGTTCCGCGGTGGGATCAGCTGTCGCCTCGGCCGTCGGCGTGGACGTCGCCCCGGGGACCGGCGGAGCCGACTCGTCAGCGCCGTCGGCCGTGCTGTCAGTGCCCTGCGCCGGGGACGCGGTCGCGGTGCTCGTCGGTGCGGCGGGCTGCTCGTCGGCGAAGGCAGTCGTGGCCGTCAACGCGCCGAAGCCGGTGCTCAGGCCGATGACGGCGATGGTCGCGCCGATCGCGCAGGCGCGTCGAAGTGTTGCAGTGCTGTGCTGCACGGGTGGTCCCCTCGGGTGTGCAGTCCGGCAGGAGACCGGACGTCTGAGATCGCCGGAAACCGGCGCTCTCGGATCGTAGCCAACCTTGGAGCGCGCTGTGGACCTCGTCGCGAGCACCCCCCACGAATTGGGGGCGAGTGCTCACTCCACCAACGTCTGCGTCCCGAGCACGATCGCCAGCGCCAACCGCTCGGCGTCCACCGACCCCGGCACCGCCGTGTACGCCAGGATCCGCAGGTCCTCCGGGCCGACGACCAGGGTGTCGCAGTCGAGCGTGATGAGCCCCACGTCGGGGTGGTCGATCACCTTGCGGCGGGCCGTCTCACCCAGGGTCGTCGCACCCGAGTCCCACAGCTCGACGAACCGCGGGCTCGCCGCCCGCAGGTCCCGCACGAGCTGCTGCAGCTGCCGGTCGAGCGGGTAGCGGGCCGCGGTCATGCGGAGTCCGGCGACCAGGTTCTCCTCGAACGCCGCCTGTTCCGCGGGCGTGTGCACGGCGCGGCTGCCGGAGCCGACCAGGTGCCGCCAGGCGGTGTTGCGTTCGTTCCCGCGCATCCCGCCGATCGGCCTCATCAGGGCTTCGTGCGGAGCGTTGGTCACGAGCAGGTTGCCGGCGGCGTCGAGCACCGCGACGGGGGTGTCGGCGAGCCGGTCGAGCAGTCGCTGCACGCTCGGCGGGATCCGCGACGGCACGACGTCCGCGCCCGGGGCCGCGTGCCCGGCGAGCCGGTACAGCAGCTCACGTTCGGCGTCCGAGACCCGGAGGGCACGCGTCAGCGCCTCGACCACCTGGGCGGACGGCGACGTTGCGCGTCCCTGCTCCAAGCGGGTCAGGTAGTCGGCGGAGATCCCCGCGAGCCCCGCGAGTTCCTCGCGCCGCAGCCCCGCCGCCCGACGTCGCGGCCCGACGGTCATGCCGGCGGCCGCGGGGGTGACGTGGTCGCGGAGCCGTCGCAGGGTGTGCCCGAAGTCCGTGTCCGCCATGCCACCAGTCTGCGCGCACGTCGCGGCCGCGTCCTGGCCCCACCAGTCCTACGACAACCGGGCGACTCCCTGCCGACCGCGTCGAGCGTGACGCTGGACCCATGACAACGACACTCATCACCGGCGCCACCCGTGGCCTCGGCAAGGAAACCGCACGCCAGCTCGTCGCAGCCGGCCACACCGTCTGGATCGGCGCCCGCGACGCCGACCAGGGAGCGGCCGTCGCAGCCGACATCGGCGCACGCTCCGTCCAGCTCGACGTCCGCGACGACGACTCGGTCGCCGCAGCCCTCGCGCACGTCGACGCGAACGGCGGCCTGGACGTCCTGGTCAACAACGCCGGCATCGCGATGTGGGGTCTGAACGGACCGGACGCGCTCGCCGTGTTCGACACGAACGCCGTCGGCATCGTCCGCACGACCGAGGCAGCGTTGCCGATCCTGCGCCGATCGGCCAGCCCCCTCGTCGTCAACGTCGGCAGCGCGCTCGGCTCGTTCACGGCGGTGCACGACCCGGACAGCGCGGCGTCGACCGTGCAGGCCGCGGTCTACGGCGCGAGCAAGTCGGCCGTCTCGATGCTCACGGTGCAGTACGCCCGCATCGCACCCGAGGTGCGCTTCGTGGTCCTCGAGCCCGGCTACACGGCGACCGAGCTCGGTGGGGTGCCGAACCCGCACGGTCGCCCCGTCGAGGTGAGCGCGGCGACCGTCGCGGCCGCCGCGAGCGTTGGCCCGGAGGGCCCGACCGGCGTGTTCCTGGAGGACGGCCAGCCGCTCGGGTGGTGACGAAAAGACCGCCTGGAGGCTCGTGGCGGTGCCGCCACGAGCCTCCAGGCCGTCATCCGGTCGCGTCTACAGCAGCTGACGCGCGTTCGTCGACGCGAGGTCCAGCAGCTCGTCGCCGCGACCGGACAGCACCGTGCGGATGGCGTAGAGCGTGAAGCCCTTCGCCTGCTCGAGCGTGACCGCCGGGGGCATCGACAGCTCCTGCCGGTTCGCTCGCACCGAGACGAGCGCGGGACCGTCGTGCGCGAGCGCGGCGGCCATCGCGTCCTCGAAGTCGTCGGACACGTCGACCTTGAAGCCCTTGATGCCGATCGCCTCGGCGACCGCGGCGAAGTCCGGGTTCTGCAGCTCGGTGCCGTAGTTCACGAACCCGGCGGCCTTCATCTCGAGCTCGACGAAGTTCAGCGACGAGTTGTCGAACACGACGATCTTCACGGGCAGCTTGTTCTGCACGATCGTGATGAGCTCGCCGAGCAGCATCGTCAGGCCGCCGTCACCCGCGAGTGCGATCACCTGGCGGTCCGGGAACGCCGTCTGCGCACCGATCGCCTGCGGGACCGCGTTCGCCATCGTGCCGTGCACGAACGAGCCGATCAGGCGACGCTTGCCGTTCATCGTCAGGTAGCGCGAGGCCCACACGACGGGGGAGCCGACGTCGGGGATGAACACCGCGTCGTCGGCGGCGATCCGGTCGAGCACACGCGCGACGTACTGCGGGTGCAGCGGCTTCTTCCGGCCCGCGGGGACGGCCAGGTCGTCGAGCTTCTCGCGGGTCTTCCGGTAGTGCTTCAGGGCGTTGTCGAGGTGCGTCGTCGGGTGCGACCCGGTCAGCAGGGGGATGAGGGCGAGCGCGGTGTCCTTCACGGTGCCGACCAGGCCGATGTCGACCGGGTGCCGTCGGCCGAGCTGCGACCCGCGGATGTCGATCTGCACGTGCTTCGCCTTGGCGGGGAAGAACTGCTGGTACGGGAAGTCGGTGCCGAGCATGAGCACGACGTCGGCGTCCTCCATGGCGCGGTACCCGGACGCGAAACCGAGCAGGCCCGTCATGCCGACGTCGTAGGGGTTGTCCCACTCGATGTGCTCCTTGCCGCGCAGGGCATGCACGATCGGGGCCTGCAGCCGTTCGGCCAGCGCGATGACCTCGTCGTGGGCGCCGGCGACGCCCGCTCCGGCCAGGATCGTGACCTTGTCGGCGCCGTTCAGCAGCTCGGCGGTGCGGAGCAGCTCGGCCTCACTCGGCACGATGCGGGGCGTCGTGCGCTCGATGCGGGTGGTGCGGTCGTCCTTCGCCTCGGCGAGCAGGACGTCGCCGGGAATGACGAGCACCGCGACCCCGCGCTTCTCGACGGCCTCGCGCATCGCGATCTCGAGCAGGCGCGGCATCTGGGTCGGGTCGGCGACGTACTCGACGTAGACCGAGCACTCGCGGAACAGCTCCTGCGGGTGGGTCTCCTGGAAGTAGCCGGAGCCGATCTCGGCGGTGGGGATGTGTGCGGCGATCGCGAGGACCGGGACGCGCGACCGGTTGGCGTCGAACAGGCCGTTGATCAGGTGCAGGTTGCCGGGGCCGCAGCTGCCGGCGCAGACCGCGAGCTCACCGGTCAGTTCGGCCTCGGCGCTCGCGGCGAACGCAGCGGCCTCCTCGTGGCGGACGTGCTCCCACCGGATCGTGCCGTCCTTGCGCAGGGCGTCGGTGAAGCCGTTGAGGGAGTCCCCCGGCAGGCCGTAGACGCGGGCGACGTCGTTCTTGCGGAGGGTGGCGACGATGTTCTCGGCAACGGTTGGCATGCGTCCTGTCTACTCGCGGGCGGCTGCGCTGAGTGCTTTCAGAGGCTCGCCGGGCCCGTGGTCGGAGTCCGGGCTGGGACGATGGTCGGATGACCGACGCGCCGCTGCTCCGCCCCCGCCGACCGGAGTCCGACGGCGCCGGGATCCTCGAGCCGTCGCCCTACCCGCTCGTCTCCGTCGCGATCGCGGTCATCGCCGTGGTCGTCATCACGCTCGTCGGGTTCGCCCTCGGCACGGTCGACCTCGGACTGTCGAAGGCACTGAACGCGCTGCACACCGGTCCGATCGGGGCGTTCACCACCGCCGTCTACCACGTCATCAGTCCGGGCCCGGCGATCGGGATCACCGTCGTCGTCGTGGCCGTGATCTGGTGGCGCACCCGGAGTCTCCGCCCGGCCCTGGCCTTCGGCGGCACGATCGCCATCACGTGGGTGCCGTCCGCGGTCGTGAAGGAGATCGTCCACCGCGCACGGCCCGACGTCGCCGCCCTGCCGCACCCGTTCCCGGTGCAGCCGGACCCCGGGTACCCGAGTGGGCACACCGTCTACATCACGGCGTTCGTGGTCGCGATGATCTGGCTGCTCCGCGAGACCCGGTGGCACCGACTGGCGCTGACGCTCGGGATCGTCGCGATCGTCGTCGTGTTCTTCTCGGTGTCGATCGATGCCGTGCACTACCCGACCGACGCGGTGGCCTCGATCCTGTGGGCGCTCGCCGTTGCCCCGGGGGTGCGGGTGGTGTGGGTCGACTGGCTCATGCCGCGGATCCCGTTCCTCCGGGGGCGGTAGTCGACGGGGCTGCCGACTCGGAACGACGTCCTCGTTGTCGTGCGACGTCGATGATGTCGTTCCGGGTCGGCCCCGACCGGGTCAGGCCAGGCGGGTGCGTCCCCGGGCGACGAGCAGTGCCACGACGGCCACCACCGCGGACGCGAGCATCACGATCGCCAGCGGTGCAGCCGTCACCGAGCCGCCGATGCTGACGAGCGGGGACACCAGCGCCGCGAGCCCGAACTGCAGCGCACCGAGCACGGCCGACGCGCTGCCGGCAGCGGCGGGGACCGCACCGAGTGCCAGCGCCGTGGCGTTGCCGAGCACCAGGCCGAGCGAGCCGACCGCGGTGAACAGCGGGACGGCGAGCCAGAACACCGGCGCCGCGAAGACGACGAGCAGCGCGAACACGATCGTCGACGCGAACACCAGGGTGATGCCGAGCGACAGCACGCCGGTGACCGAACGGGTCTCGGTGAGCTTGGCGGACACGATGCTCACACCCATCAGGGCCAGCGCGTTCAGCCCGAACGCCAGGCCGTAGCCGACGGTGCCGAGCCCGATCATGTCCTGGTACAGGAACGGCGAGGCGGAGATGTACGCCATCATCACGGCGAACGCGAAGCCGAACACGGCGATGTAGCCGAGGAACGTGCGGGAGCGCAGCGCGCGGAGCGGCGAACCGGAGCCCTTGCGCTCCTCGCGCAGCACGTCGCGGTGCGCCTTCAGGTGGGTCTCACGGATGACGGCGAGCACCGCGACGAGCATGACCACGGACAGGCCGAGCACGATCGACAGCAGGCCGCGCCAGCCGATCGGGCCGGTGAGCAGGCCACCGAGCAGCGGAGCGACGACGGGGGCGACCCCGCCGACGATCATCATGAGCGAGAACGCGCGGGCTGCGGGCTTGCCGGTCGCCAGGTCGGAGATGACCGCACGGCTGATCACCATGCCGGCCGCACCGCCCAGGCCCTGCAGGAGTCGGGCCGCGATGAGCACGCCGATGTTCGGTGCGAACACGGCGGCGACGCTCGCGAGGACGCACAGTGCCGCGCCGGCGATGAGCGGCGGCACGCGGCCGAACCGGTCGGACAGCGGGCCGAAGACGAGCTGGCCGGCCGTGACACCGACCAGGAAGGCGGTCAGCGTGAGCTGCACGGTGGTGGCGCTCGCACCGAGCTCGGTGGTCATCTGCGGGAACGCCGGCAGGTACAGGTCGGTGGCGAAGGGGGCGACGGCGCTGAGCAGGCCGAGCACCAGCAGCAGCGGTGTCGTGATGCCCTGCTGCCTGGTCGTGGGTGTCGCGGCGTGCGCGCGGATGGTTCCGGTGTCCGTGGTCATTGTTATGAAAGCATAACTCATTGCGGATCCTCGGTACAGTACGGACATGCACTCCGCCGTGTCCGACCACGTCCTCGCCGACCTCGCCGACGTCGTGCTGCGGATCTCGCGGGAGATCGACCCGCACGGTGCCGGGGCGCTCGACATCGTGCCGCTCACCGGGACCGAGGCGCTCGTGATGCGCTGGGTCGACCGCAACCCCGGCACCTCACCGAGCGCGACGGCCGAGGCGACGGCACTCAAGCGCAGCAACCTCAGCGTCGCGCTGCGGTCCCTGGTGGCGAAGGGGATGGTCGAACGGCGGCAGGACCCGGACGATGCGCGGACCGTGCAGCTGCACTCGACCGACATCGCGCGGGAGAGCATCGGACGGCTGCGCGGGCACTGGGCCGGCAAGCTCCGCGACGCGCTCGGCGACGACGACGCCGGGTTGCCCGGGGCGCTCGCGCTGCTCGACCGGATCGACGAGGGGCTGCGCGGGGTCTAGTCCTGCGGCGCGTCGTCCTCGATCGGCAGCAGCCGCCGAGCGCCGTGGCCTTCGTCGCCGAGCGTGTCGCCCGGGTTCACGACCGAGCACGCCCCGAGCGAGACGCAGCCGCACCCGATGCACTGCGTCATCTCCTGCTGCAGCCGCTCGAGCTCCAGCTGGCGCGCCCGGAGTCGTGCACGCCACCGCTCGTTCAGCCGGTTCCAGTCGCGCAGGGACGGCATCCGGTCGGCCGGCAGCGTGCCGAACTGCTCGGCGACCTCGCTGAGCGGGATCCCGAGGCGCTTCGCCACCTGGATGATCGCGATCCGGCGCTCGACGTGCCGCGGGTACATCCGGGTGCCGCCGTCGGTGCGCTCGGGCCGGATCAGGCCCTTGCGCTCGTAGAAGTGCAGGGCCGACGCGGCGACGCCGGTGCGTCGGACGATCTCGCCGATCGGGAGCAGGTCGGTCGGGCGGGGCGGCTGGATCTCGACCATGGTCGAGATCTTACGTGCGGATCCGGACGCGACGAACGGCCGGTCGGGAGGCCCGTTGCGGGCCCGCCACGGGCCTCCCGGTCGACCGTCTGCCAGCGTCTACCGCTGCTGGAACGACTCCCAGAGCAGGAACGCGGTGAACAGGACGAACGGCGTGCACGCCACCACGTTGAGCCAGCGGTGCTCGACGACCACCGCGACGAACTCGCGGAGGAACGCACTCGGCACGTAGTAGGGCGCCGTCCGCGATCCGACCACCTGCGCCGGCAGCTCGAGCCGACGGGCCAGCGTGGCGGCGCGGAGCACGTGGTAGTTGTTCGTGACGACGACGATCTGGCCGTCCCGTCCGGCATCCGTCTGCACGGTGCGGGAGAACCGCAGGTTCTCGCGGGTGTTGCGGGACTCGGTCTCGGGCCGGACGTCGTCGGGGTCCGCGCCGTTCGCCAGCAGGTACTCCGCCATCGCGGTGCCCTCGGGGCGCGGTTCGTCGTCACCCTGCCCGCCGGAGGGGATCAGCAGCGGCCGACGCCCGGCGGCTCGTTCGGCGCGGTACACGACGAGCGAGCGGTCGAGGCGACTGCGGAGCAGGGGCGGGACCTCGCCTCGGATCAGTCCGGAGCCGAGGACGACGATCGAGTCCGGCACGATCCCGTGCCGCATCCGGCCGTAGACGACGGAGTACACGGCGAACGCGACGAGCGACACGGCGAAGTACGCGCAGACGAACACCATCAGCACGGCGACCGCGATCCGGGTGCCGTCCCAGAGCGTGAAGCCCTCGCCGCTGGCGGACACGAACAGGGCGATGGCGACCGCGGGCAGCACGAACACGAGCACCCCGGCGACCAGCGACAGCGTGTTGCCCAGGCTCCGGCCCTCGGAGCGGAGCATCTGGAAGCCGTTCGCGATGAGGGCCACACCGAGCACGGCGACCGCGAGCGGGACGAGCAGGAACACGATGCCGACGACCAGGCTGAACCCCGGTACGACGATCGTCAGGGCGGACACGGCCGTGGCGAGCGCGAAGAACGCCGCTGCCGTCAGGAACACGCCGTTCCGGAGCATCCGCGGGTCGCGCCGCCGCCCCACCAGGTAGAGCGCGAGGAACAGCAGGGCGAAGACGGGCGCCGCGCCCAGGGCGGTCATCGGTCGGCCGAACGGAGCGCGGTCATGCGCTCACGGTACCGGCCAGGGATCAGGAGACCGCCCCGTGCCGGTGCGACGATCACGCACCCGATCACGCTCGTTGCGCTCGTCCGATGGCGCTGGTGGCAGGCTCGGACCATGACCTACATCGCCAGCGACGACCGCTACGACTCGATGACGTACCGCCGCACCGGCCGCTCGGGCCTCGACCTGCCGCTGCTCTCCCTGGGGTACTGGCACAACTTCGGTGACGACGTGCCGTTCGAGACCCAGCGCGCGATCAGCCGTCGGGCCTTCGACCTCGGCATCACGCACCACGACCTCGCGAACAACTACGGCCCGCCGTACGGTGCCGCCGAGGTCAACTTCGGGCGGCTGATGCGTGAGGACTTCCGGCCGTACCGCGACGAGATGGTCGTGTCGACCAAGGCCGGGTGGGACATGTGGCCGGGGCCGTACGGCCAGGGCGGCGGTTCGCGGAAGTACGTGCTCGCCTCGCTCGACCAGTCCCTGCAGCGGACGGGCCTGGACTACGTCGACGTCTTCTACTCCCACCGACTCGACGCCTCGACCCCGCTCGAGGAGACGATGGGCGCGCTGCACACGGCGGTCCAGCAGGGCAAGGCGCTGTACGTCGGCATCTCGTCGTACGACGCGGAACGCAGCCGCCAGGCCGCCGCGATCCTGCGCGACCTCGGTACCCCGCTCCTCATCCACCAGCCGTCGTACTCGATGCTCAACCGCTGGATCGAGACCGAGGGGCTGCTCGACGCCGCCGGCGAGCTGGGCTTCGGCGTGATCGGGTTCACCGCGCTCGCGCAGGGCCTGCTCACCGGCAAGTACCTGGACGGGGTGCCCTCGGATTCTCGCGCCGCCGCCGGCAAGTCGCTCGACGCCTCGAGCATCACCCCAGAGGTCGTCGGGCACCTCCGAGCGCTGAACGACGTCGCCGCCGCTCGTGGACAGTCCCTGGCGCAGCTCGCCCTGGCCTGGGCGCTCCGTGACGAGCGGGTGACCTCGCTCGTGATCGGGGCGTCGAAGGTGTCGCAGCTCGAGGACAACGTCGCGGCGCTGGCGAACACGTCGTTCTCCGACGAGGAACTCCGCACCATCGACCAGCACTCCGTCGGCATCACCGACGTCGACCTGTGGGCGGGAGCGCGTGCCGGCGAGGTCTCCTGACCGCGGACCTACGAGCGGTTCGGCCCCGCGCCCACCGGGGTGCGACCGCGCAGCCGCTCGCGACTGAGCGCGGGCAGCGCGAACCCGGTGTCCCGTTCGAGCACGTGGGTGCCCGGCGCGACGATCGCGTCGATCGCGTCGAGCAGCCCGTCGTCGAGGACGATCTCGGATGCCTGGACGTAGGCGTCGACGTGTGACACGGTGCGCGGCCCGATCACCACCGAGGACACGTCGGGATGGGTCAGGGCGAAGGCGACCGCGAGCTCCGACACCGTGAAGCCGGAGTCGTCGGCCAGGCGTCCGAGCCGGTCGGCGACCTCGAGCTTCCGACGGTTCCGCGGGGCGCCGATGTCGTACGCGTCCGGGTGTTCGTCGACGTGCGGTGAGCGTGGTTGGACGGTGCCGGCGCGGTAGGTCCCCGCGAGCCAGCCGCCGGTGAGGGGCGCTCCGGCCAGGACCCCGAGGCCGAAGCGACGGGCGACCGGGAACACCGTGCGCTCCGCCGTGCGGGTGAGGATCGAGTAGGGGACGTGCGTCGCGGTGGCGCTCTTCGACCCGGACCGGAGCCACTGCGCCTCGACGAGTTCCTCGGCCGGGAACCCGGGGAGGCCGAAGGCGCGGATCTTGCCCTGTGCGACCAGGTCGGCGAGGGCGTCGAGTGTCTCGTCGAGCGACGTCGCCGGGTCCGGCAGTGCCGGCTGGTACAGGTCGATGACGTCGGTGCCGAGTCGTTGCAGGCTCCGCTCCACGGCACGGAACATCCACCGCCGCCCGTTGCCGCGGTGCGCCGGGTCCTGGTCGACCGGGGCGCCGAACCGCACCGACAGGAACACGTCCTCGCGCCGTCCGGCGATCGCCGCGCCCACCGCGGTCTCGGCCAGGCCCGCGCCGTCGGCGTCCGAGACGTCGACCGACGTCACGCCGCGGGTGAGCGCCTCGAGCACGAGGGTCACACCGGCCGACGGGTCGTGGGCCGCGACGCCGGCGACGGCACGCGTCCCGAGCGTCAGCGAGCTGACGGGCGCCCCCGTGCGCCCCATGCGTCGCTGTTCCATGCGCGCCACGATATGGGCCGTGCGGGCCGCAGGACGGTCCGGTGACGAAGCATTACCCCTGGCCCTGACCGGAACGGTTGGTACGATGGACGCAGTTCTGAAACACGCAGTGTGTATCTACCGGCCGCCGGCTCCCCGGCGGACAACGGCGGCACCCGATGGGTCCGCCCCCACCGAACCGGGCCGGGCCGAGAAGGCACACCCCCATGCTCCACACCAGTCCCACCCCGTCCGCGCCCGCCCCGGAACGCACGGACACCGCGACCGCCGGAGACGCCTCGCTCGTCTCCCTCGCCGGACGCTGGTACTTCCCGGTGGCGTTCATCGCCCGCCTGCCGTTCGCCATGATGGTCGTCGGGGTCCTCACCCTCGTCGTGGCCGCGCGTGACTCCGTCGCCCTCGGTGGCGTCAACTCCGCCTCCGTCGGCATCGGTGCCGCGGTGTTCGGACCGATGGTCGGCGCCGCCGCGGACCGGTTCGGCCAGCGTGCCGTGCTCGTCCCCGTCGGCCTCGTCAACGCGGCGCTGCTCGGCGCGTTCCCCTTCGTCGTCAGCGGCAGCGCGCCGGACCTGGCCGTGCTCGCGATGGCGTTCTGCATCGGGGCGTCCGCGCCCCAGGTCGCGCCGATGTCCCGCACCCGGCTCGTCGCCATCATCGCGCAGCGCATTCGACCGGCCCGCCGCGAGAAGACCCTCAGCGGGACGATGGCGTACGAGTCCGCCGCCGACGAGGCCGTCTTCATCATCGGCCCGTTCCTGGTCGGCATCCTCGCCAGCGCGATCGCCCCGTGGGTCGCCGTGGCGGGCGCCTCGGCCCTGACCTTCGTGTTCGTGACCGCGTTCGCGCTGCACCCCACCGGCAAGCTCGTGCTCGGGCAGCACGAGGAACTGACCCAGGCCCCGGCGCGCCAGCTCCTGCGTCCGCGGCTCGTCGTCGTGGTCGTCGGGATCCTCGGCATCGGCCTGTTCTTCGGCTCGACGCTGACGTCGCTGACGGCGTTCATGGAGACCCACGGCGAGGCGTCCCAGGCCGGCCTGCTCTACGGCCTGATGGGCATCGGTTCGGCCGGACTCGCCCTCGGGTCCGCAGCGTTCCCTCGGTCGTTCGGCCTCGGCTGGCGCTGGCTCGTGTTCGGTGTCGTCCTGCTCGGCGGCGCGGTCGCGTTCTCGCAGGCCGACTCCGTCGTGGCGGTCGGCATCGTCCTGGCGATCATGGGCGTCGGCATCGGTCCGACCCTCGTCGCGCAGTACAGCCTCGGTTCGGACCGTTCGCCGGTCGGCCGGTCCGCGACCACGATGACGATCCTCGGATCCGCCGTGATCGTCGGGCAGTCGATCGCGTCCGCCATCACCGGCGACCTGGCGGAGCAGCACGGTACGTCCGTCGCGATGGTGCTCCCCGCGGCCTCGGCAGCGGTCGTCGTGCTGGCAGCCGTCGTCGACCTGCTGCTGCGGCGCCGTACCGCCGCCTGACGATCAGGACTCGGTGTCGTCGACCAACAGGTCCTCGTGCCGGTAGTCGTCGGCCCGCAGCCCGGCGCGAGCGATCATGTGCGTCGAGACGGGCACCAGGAACAGTTGGAACACCATGATGGGCAGGACGACCCAGAACGCCGTCCAGGTCCCCACCGCGACGACGATCGCGGCCAGGGCGAACGCCAACCCGAGCACCTGCGGCTTCGCCATGGCGTGCAGGCGGACGAGCGGGTCCGGGAACCGCACGATGCCGACGCCGGCGCCGAGGGACAGCAGCGCGCCGATGAGCAGCAGGGCGAGTGCGATCCACGCCCGCACGCCGGCGCCGTCGAGGAACGCCTGGATCATCTCGGTCACGACTGCTCCTCTTCTTCTGCGGCGTGCTCGGGGGTGGTGACGGTGAGCCCC from Curtobacterium sp. MCJR17_020 includes:
- a CDS encoding YdcF family protein; its protein translation is MTALGAAPVFALLFLALYLVGRRRDPRMLRNGVFLTAAAFFALATAVSALTIVVPGFSLVVGIVFLLVPLAVAVLGVALIANGFQMLRSEGRSLGNTLSLVAGVLVFVLPAVAIALFVSASGEGFTLWDGTRIAVAVLMVFVCAYFAVSLVAFAVYSVVYGRMRHGIVPDSIVVLGSGLIRGEVPPLLRSRLDRSLVVYRAERAAGRRPLLIPSGGQGDDEPRPEGTAMAEYLLANGADPDDVRPETESRNTRENLRFSRTVQTDAGRDGQIVVVTNNYHVLRAATLARRLELPAQVVGSRTAPYYVPSAFLREFVAVVVEHRWLNVVACTPFVLFTAFLLWESFQQR
- the mgrA gene encoding L-glyceraldehyde 3-phosphate reductase, which gives rise to MTYIASDDRYDSMTYRRTGRSGLDLPLLSLGYWHNFGDDVPFETQRAISRRAFDLGITHHDLANNYGPPYGAAEVNFGRLMREDFRPYRDEMVVSTKAGWDMWPGPYGQGGGSRKYVLASLDQSLQRTGLDYVDVFYSHRLDASTPLEETMGALHTAVQQGKALYVGISSYDAERSRQAAAILRDLGTPLLIHQPSYSMLNRWIETEGLLDAAGELGFGVIGFTALAQGLLTGKYLDGVPSDSRAAAGKSLDASSITPEVVGHLRALNDVAAARGQSLAQLALAWALRDERVTSLVIGASKVSQLEDNVAALANTSFSDEELRTIDQHSVGITDVDLWAGARAGEVS
- a CDS encoding aldo/keto reductase, producing MEQRRMGRTGAPVSSLTLGTRAVAGVAAHDPSAGVTLVLEALTRGVTSVDVSDADGAGLAETAVGAAIAGRREDVFLSVRFGAPVDQDPAHRGNGRRWMFRAVERSLQRLGTDVIDLYQPALPDPATSLDETLDALADLVAQGKIRAFGLPGFPAEELVEAQWLRSGSKSATATHVPYSILTRTAERTVFPVARRFGLGVLAGAPLTGGWLAGTYRAGTVQPRSPHVDEHPDAYDIGAPRNRRKLEVADRLGRLADDSGFTVSELAVAFALTHPDVSSVVIGPRTVSHVDAYVQASEIVLDDGLLDAIDAIVAPGTHVLERDTGFALPALSRERLRGRTPVGAGPNRS
- a CDS encoding MFS transporter translates to MLHTSPTPSAPAPERTDTATAGDASLVSLAGRWYFPVAFIARLPFAMMVVGVLTLVVAARDSVALGGVNSASVGIGAAVFGPMVGAAADRFGQRAVLVPVGLVNAALLGAFPFVVSGSAPDLAVLAMAFCIGASAPQVAPMSRTRLVAIIAQRIRPARREKTLSGTMAYESAADEAVFIIGPFLVGILASAIAPWVAVAGASALTFVFVTAFALHPTGKLVLGQHEELTQAPARQLLRPRLVVVVVGILGIGLFFGSTLTSLTAFMETHGEASQAGLLYGLMGIGSAGLALGSAAFPRSFGLGWRWLVFGVVLLGGAVAFSQADSVVAVGIVLAIMGVGIGPTLVAQYSLGSDRSPVGRSATTMTILGSAVIVGQSIASAITGDLAEQHGTSVAMVLPAASAAVVVLAAVVDLLLRRRTAA
- the mnhG gene encoding monovalent cation/H(+) antiporter subunit G, whose product is MIQAFLDGAGVRAWIALALLLIGALLSLGAGVGIVRFPDPLVRLHAMAKPQVLGLAFALAAIVVAVGTWTAFWVVLPIMVFQLFLVPVSTHMIARAGLRADDYRHEDLLVDDTES